From a single Pseudorasbora parva isolate DD20220531a chromosome 17, ASM2467924v1, whole genome shotgun sequence genomic region:
- the LOC137045457 gene encoding trace amine-associated receptor 7d-like yields the protein MSARGVTNMDNQSIQYCFPNNNLSCSRSIRPEVEYIIVYSFIAVTSVFTVFLNLLVIISITHFKQLHTPTNVLILSLAVADLIAGLILLPVQGMQLIEPCWYFGEIFCSIFLLILYVVVTASLGNLIIISVDRYIAVNDPLQYPMKVTNSRVVVSIVVNWVFSFIYNFYLLYEYILCPERNHTCIGECIIYVKLENIIIDAFVCLVAPCWVIVSLYVKICFVAKQQARQMNSITDKKIKSEKKAARTLGIVVLVYLLCWMPYYLTSLSVGHNENDTLIINVMYWIVCMNSCMNPLIYAMFYRWFRLSAKYILTLKILEPSSAYTNLFPEEK from the coding sequence ATGTCTGCCCGGGGAGTGACAAACATggacaatcaatcaatccaatACTGCTTTCCAAACAACAATTTGTCTTGTAGCAGAAGTATCCGACCTGAAGTGGAGTACATTATTGTTTACAGTTTCATTGCTGTAACATCAGTGTTCACCGTGTTTCTGAACCTGTTGGTGATCATCTCCATCACGCACTTCAAGCAGCTCCACACTCCCACCAATGTGCTGATCCTCTCTCTGGCAGTGGCTGATCTGATCGCAGGACTGATTCTCCTGCCAGTGCAGGGAATGCAACTGATTGAGCCATGCTGGTACTTTGGAgaaatattttgttcaatatttCTTCTTATTCTTTATGTGGTTGTCACAGCATCTCTTGGTAATTTGATTATTATATCTGTGGATCGATACATTGCTGTGAATGACCCTTTACAATATCCAATGAAGGTCACTAATAGCAGAGTTGTTGTTTCTATTGTTGTAAATTGGGTATTCTCTttcatatataatttttatttgttgtatgaatatataCTGTGTCCAGAGAGGAACCACACATGTATTGGAGAATGCATAATTTATGTTAAGctggaaaatataataatagatgcttttgtttgtttagttgcACCTTGTTGGGTAATTGTTTCTTTATATGTGAAAATCTGCTTTGTAGCAAAACAGCAAGCTAGGCAAATGAATTCCATAACAGACAAAAAGATCAAATCAGAAAAAAAGGCTGCAAGAACCTTAGGGATTGTAGTACTTGTATATCTTCTTTGCTGGATGCCATACTATTTAACTTCTCTTTCTGTTGGGCATAATGAAAATGACACTCTTATAATTAATGTAATGTATTGGATAGTGTGCATGAATTCCTGTATGAATCCACTTATATATGCAATGTTTTATCGATGGTTCAGACTGTcagcaaaatacattttgacccTGAAAATACTTGAACCTTCATCAGCATACACAAATCTGTTCCCAGAAGAGAAATGA